A genomic segment from Actinomadura hallensis encodes:
- the ileS gene encoding isoleucine--tRNA ligase — MSRGFRPLPAQVDLPALERDMLRRWQENKIFERSLERTASGPRWVFYEGPPTANGMPGVHHVEARVFKDVFPRFKTMKGFHVPRKAGWDCHGLPVEVAVEKELGLSGKKDIEEYGVAEFNDRCRESVLRHVDAFEEMTERMGYWVNMDQAYRTMDPEYVEAVWWSLKQVFDKGLLFRDYRITPYCPRCGTGLSDHELGQPGAYEDVSSPSVYVRMPATSGPLAEMGAALLIWTTTPWTLVSNTAIAVHPEVTYVAARPEGSDEVLVVAEPLLDQVLGEGAERLASYRGAELERTAYRRPFDLVDIPDAHYVVLGDYVTVEDGTGLVHQAPAFGADDMTVCRNYGMPIVNPIGPDGRFLPEVPMVGGKFFKDADDALTADLRERGLLYRGGRYEHSYPHCWRCHTPLLYYALPAWYIRTTQIKDRLLEENEKTNWYPETVKHGRYGEWLRNNVDWALSRSRYWGTPLPLWVCGADEDHVTCIGSLKELGELAGSDMSSLDPHRPYVDDVTFPCPQCGAEARRVPDVIDAWYDSGAMPFAQWGAPHRNKEIFENSYPAQYICEAQDQTRGWFYSLMAVGTLVFDRSSYENVVCLGLILAEDGRKMSKHLGNVLQPIPLMDQHGADAVRWFMAASGLPWAARRVGHGVIEEIVRKILLTYWNTASFFVLYANAAEAQGRAWTPDRLAEAPAPADRPLLDRWALAELHRTVREVDDALENFDTARAGRFLSQFVDDLSNWYVRRSRRRFWEGAESPEGASAFATLYECLETLTRLMAPIVPFITDHVWDVIRPADGPESVHLADWPVVNEDLLDEELTEQMALVRRLVELGRSARAASGVRTRQPLGRALVGAAGWSRLPGELRAQISEELNVLGFEELSSIGGDLVEYEVKPNFRELGKRHAKNTPKVAKAITSADPAALVQALRAGSAEVEVEGLGTVPLSADDVIVTERPRSGWAVESAAGETVALDLTVTPELRRAGLVREAVRLVQEARKAAGLEVTDRIELWWEATGSELTEALRAHADEIASEVLATKVTEGRPDGLPAAHDEDLGLTYYLRKAGGPETSGS; from the coding sequence GTGAGCCGAGGTTTTCGGCCGCTGCCCGCGCAGGTCGATCTGCCCGCCCTGGAGCGGGACATGCTGCGCCGCTGGCAGGAGAACAAGATCTTCGAACGGTCGCTGGAGCGCACCGCGTCCGGCCCGCGGTGGGTGTTCTACGAGGGCCCCCCGACCGCCAACGGCATGCCGGGCGTCCACCACGTCGAGGCGCGGGTGTTCAAGGACGTCTTCCCGCGCTTCAAGACCATGAAGGGCTTCCACGTCCCCCGCAAGGCCGGCTGGGACTGCCACGGGCTGCCCGTCGAGGTCGCCGTCGAGAAGGAGCTCGGCCTCAGCGGCAAGAAGGATATCGAGGAGTACGGCGTCGCGGAGTTCAACGACCGCTGCCGCGAGTCGGTCCTGCGCCACGTGGACGCGTTCGAAGAGATGACCGAGCGCATGGGCTACTGGGTCAACATGGACCAGGCGTACCGGACGATGGACCCCGAGTACGTCGAGGCGGTCTGGTGGTCCCTGAAGCAGGTGTTCGACAAGGGCCTGCTGTTCCGCGACTACCGCATCACGCCGTACTGCCCGCGCTGCGGCACGGGCCTGTCCGACCACGAGCTCGGCCAGCCCGGCGCGTACGAGGACGTGTCCAGCCCGTCGGTGTACGTGCGGATGCCGGCGACGTCGGGCCCGCTCGCCGAGATGGGCGCGGCGCTGCTCATCTGGACGACGACGCCGTGGACGCTGGTCTCCAACACCGCGATCGCCGTCCACCCCGAGGTCACCTACGTCGCGGCCCGCCCGGAGGGCTCCGACGAGGTCCTCGTCGTCGCCGAGCCGCTCCTCGACCAGGTGCTCGGGGAGGGCGCGGAGCGGCTCGCCTCCTACCGGGGCGCCGAGCTCGAGCGCACCGCGTACCGGCGGCCGTTCGACCTGGTCGACATCCCCGACGCGCACTACGTCGTCCTGGGCGACTACGTCACCGTCGAGGACGGCACGGGCCTCGTCCACCAGGCGCCCGCGTTCGGCGCCGACGACATGACCGTCTGCAGGAACTACGGCATGCCGATCGTCAACCCGATCGGGCCGGACGGGCGCTTCCTGCCGGAGGTGCCGATGGTCGGCGGCAAGTTCTTCAAGGACGCCGACGACGCCCTCACCGCCGACCTGCGCGAGCGCGGCCTGCTCTACCGCGGCGGCCGGTACGAGCACAGCTACCCGCACTGCTGGCGCTGCCACACCCCGCTGCTGTACTACGCGCTGCCCGCCTGGTACATCCGCACCACGCAGATCAAGGACCGGCTGCTCGAGGAGAACGAGAAGACCAACTGGTACCCCGAGACCGTCAAGCACGGCCGGTACGGCGAGTGGCTGCGCAACAACGTCGACTGGGCGCTGTCCCGCAGCCGCTACTGGGGCACGCCGCTCCCCCTGTGGGTCTGCGGCGCCGACGAGGACCACGTCACCTGCATCGGGTCCTTGAAGGAGCTGGGCGAGCTCGCGGGGAGCGACATGTCGTCGCTCGACCCGCACCGCCCCTACGTGGACGACGTCACGTTCCCCTGCCCGCAGTGCGGCGCGGAGGCGCGCCGGGTCCCCGACGTGATCGACGCCTGGTACGACTCCGGGGCGATGCCGTTCGCACAGTGGGGCGCCCCCCACCGCAACAAGGAGATCTTCGAGAACTCCTATCCCGCCCAGTACATCTGCGAGGCGCAGGACCAGACGCGCGGCTGGTTCTACTCCCTCATGGCCGTCGGGACGCTGGTCTTCGACCGGTCGTCCTACGAGAACGTCGTGTGCCTCGGGCTGATCCTCGCCGAGGACGGCCGCAAGATGAGCAAGCACCTCGGCAACGTGCTGCAGCCCATCCCGCTGATGGACCAGCACGGCGCCGACGCCGTGCGCTGGTTCATGGCCGCCAGCGGCCTGCCCTGGGCGGCCCGCCGCGTCGGCCACGGCGTCATCGAGGAGATCGTCCGCAAGATCCTCCTCACCTACTGGAACACCGCGTCGTTCTTCGTCCTGTACGCCAACGCCGCGGAGGCGCAGGGCCGCGCGTGGACCCCGGACCGGCTGGCCGAGGCGCCCGCCCCGGCCGACCGGCCGCTGCTGGACCGGTGGGCGCTCGCCGAGCTGCACCGCACGGTCCGCGAGGTCGACGACGCCCTGGAGAACTTCGACACCGCCCGCGCCGGCCGGTTCCTCTCCCAGTTCGTCGACGACCTGTCCAACTGGTACGTGCGCCGCTCCCGCCGCCGCTTCTGGGAGGGGGCGGAGAGCCCCGAGGGCGCGTCCGCGTTCGCGACGCTCTACGAGTGCCTGGAGACCCTCACCCGCCTGATGGCGCCGATCGTGCCGTTCATCACCGACCACGTGTGGGACGTCATCCGCCCCGCCGACGGCCCCGAGTCGGTGCACCTGGCCGACTGGCCGGTCGTGAACGAGGACCTCCTGGACGAGGAGCTGACGGAGCAGATGGCCCTCGTCCGCCGCCTGGTGGAGCTCGGCCGCTCGGCCCGCGCGGCCAGCGGAGTGCGGACCCGCCAGCCCCTCGGCCGCGCCCTCGTCGGCGCCGCCGGCTGGTCCCGGCTGCCCGGCGAGCTCCGCGCGCAGATCTCGGAGGAGCTCAACGTCCTCGGCTTCGAGGAGCTCTCCTCGATCGGCGGGGACCTCGTGGAGTACGAGGTGAAGCCCAACTTCCGCGAGCTGGGCAAGCGCCACGCCAAGAACACCCCGAAGGTCGCCAAGGCGATCACCTCCGCGGACCCGGCGGCCCTCGTCCAGGCGCTGCGCGCCGGCTCCGCCGAGGTGGAGGTCGAGGGTCTCGGCACGGTGCCGCTCTCCGCGGACGACGTCATCGTCACCGAGCGGCCCCGCAGCGGCTGGGCGGTGGAGAGCGCCGCCGGCGAGACCGTCGCGCTCGACCTGACGGTGACGCCGGAGCTGCGCCGCGCCGGGCTCGTCCGCGAGGCGGTCCGCCTCGTCCAGGAGGCCCGCAAGGCCGCGGGCCTGGAGGTCACCGACCGCATCGAGCTGTGGTGGGAGGCCACCGGCAGCGAGCTGACCGAGGCGCTGCGCGCCCACGCCGACGAGATCGCCTCGGAGGTCCTCGCGACCAAGGTGACCGAGGGCCGCCCGGACGGCCTGCCCGCCGCCCACGACGAGGATCTGGGCCTCACCTACTACCTCCGGAAGGCCGGGGGGCCGGAGACGTCCGGTTCGTGA